From one Agathobaculum sp. NTUH-O15-33 genomic stretch:
- a CDS encoding OadG-related small transporter subunit has translation MNADMGMALTLLWQGMAGIFTVLIVIALIVTLLSRLDRQ, from the coding sequence ATGAATGCGGATATGGGTATGGCCCTCACCCTGCTTTGGCAGGGCATGGCGGGTATTTTCACCGTGCTGATCGTGATCGCGCTGATCGTCACATTGCTCTCCCGGCTCGACCGGCAGTAA
- a CDS encoding sodium ion-translocating decarboxylase subunit beta produces MSFLWEGLLAITWQQAVMYVVGGILIYLAIGKQYEPALLLPMGFGAILVNLPASGVLDQVTQGVGQTHGIIQWLFENGIEISEAFPLLLFIGIGAMIDFGPLLSNPKMFLFGAAAQLGIFLTIILATALQFDIRDAASIGIIGAADGPTSILVSQVLKSRYVGAIAVAAYSYMALVPIIQPFAIKLVTTKKERAMRMPYSPGQVSRRTRILFPIVVSFVAGIVAPASVSLVGFLMFGNLIRECGVLNNLSETAQHELANLVTLLLGITISFSMRAEQFVTKETLLILCLGLFAFVLDSVGGVLFAKLLNLFCKNKVNPMVGAAGISAFPMSARVIEKLGVEADHQNHLLMHAVGANVAGQIASVVAGGVILGFFM; encoded by the coding sequence ATGTCGTTTTTATGGGAAGGCCTGCTTGCGATCACATGGCAGCAAGCGGTAATGTACGTAGTGGGCGGTATCCTGATCTACCTTGCCATTGGCAAGCAATACGAACCCGCGCTGCTGCTGCCCATGGGCTTCGGCGCGATCTTGGTCAACCTGCCGGCCTCCGGCGTGCTCGATCAGGTCACGCAGGGCGTCGGGCAGACGCACGGCATCATTCAGTGGCTGTTTGAAAACGGCATTGAAATTTCCGAGGCGTTTCCGCTGCTGCTGTTCATCGGCATCGGTGCGATGATCGATTTTGGACCGCTTCTGTCGAACCCCAAAATGTTTCTGTTCGGCGCGGCGGCGCAGCTCGGTATTTTTCTGACCATCATCCTCGCCACCGCACTTCAGTTCGATATCCGGGATGCCGCCTCGATCGGCATTATCGGCGCGGCGGACGGGCCGACCTCCATTCTGGTATCGCAGGTGCTGAAATCGCGCTATGTGGGCGCAATCGCCGTCGCGGCCTATTCTTACATGGCGCTGGTGCCGATTATTCAGCCCTTTGCCATCAAGCTAGTCACGACGAAAAAGGAGCGGGCCATGCGCATGCCCTATTCGCCCGGTCAGGTCAGCCGCCGCACGCGCATCCTCTTTCCCATCGTCGTATCGTTTGTCGCCGGTATCGTCGCGCCCGCGTCGGTCTCGCTCGTCGGCTTTTTGATGTTCGGCAACCTTATCCGCGAATGCGGCGTGCTCAATAACTTATCCGAAACCGCGCAGCACGAGCTGGCCAATCTCGTCACGCTGCTGCTCGGCATTACCATTTCGTTCTCGATGCGGGCCGAGCAGTTTGTCACCAAAGAAACGCTGCTCATCCTTTGCCTCGGCCTGTTTGCCTTTGTACTCGATTCCGTGGGCGGCGTGCTGTTCGCTAAGCTGCTCAATCTGTTTTGCAAGAACAAGGTCAATCCCATGGTCGGCGCGGCAGGCATTTCGGCCTTTCCCATGTCAGCGCGCGTGATCGAAAAACTCGGCGTGGAGGCCGACCACCAGAACCACCTGCTGATGCACGCGGTGGGCGCGAACGTCGCGGGGCAGATCGCCTCGGTCGTCGCCGGCGGCGTCATCCTCGGGTTCTTCATGTAA
- a CDS encoding GGDEF domain-containing phosphodiesterase: protein MEQYSYLRENCMQAALLFAEYDAETGVRTYSSEPGDLLYGNYAGRDLLTVLCEDDVTHPDDLADLRRQIRSLAEKDSADFYARLRLRDSGYHLFRLLLHITRRSAQTFLCTAILLDAEQELLMYNRLQYLSEYDPQTGIYNQHGFSVHAHELITKDTERQYVIIRTNIERFKVVNDLFGIEQGDALLRRMAHTSRELTHGHIKGKAVFGRIRADIFACCCENTEENITGIIEYIRHTIGPYFPDYEVRVGFGLYEVTDPTLSVDLMIDRANMAMQTTKGNYLDSSVYYSDAIRAGVLREQFIVGEMGAALREGQFFIVIQPKCDMETGRVMGGEALARWRHPERGIIPPSEFVPVFEKSSFIFKLDCFVWEETCRELRREIDDGYEVLPISVNLSRVDIQRPELLDTLSDLIRRYRIPLSLFRLEITESGSTPDIEAMLRTVGTLRERGFDILLDDFGSAFSTFNVLSGIDISALKIDLRSIAKRSRTTRRVGQLLTSFVFMADQLGIPTIIEGVETKEQIDLARSAGIRAAQGYYYYRPQHVQDYRELLEKRTPK, encoded by the coding sequence ATGGAGCAGTATAGCTATTTACGCGAAAACTGTATGCAAGCGGCGCTTCTGTTTGCTGAATATGATGCGGAAACCGGAGTGCGCACCTATTCCTCCGAGCCGGGCGATCTGCTTTACGGCAATTACGCCGGCCGCGATCTGCTCACCGTTCTTTGCGAGGACGATGTAACCCATCCGGACGATCTGGCCGATCTGCGGCGGCAAATCCGTTCGCTGGCCGAAAAGGATTCGGCCGACTTTTACGCGCGGCTTCGGTTGCGCGACAGCGGCTACCACTTATTCCGCCTGCTGCTGCACATTACCCGCAGGAGCGCACAAACATTTTTATGCACCGCCATCCTGCTTGACGCCGAGCAGGAGCTTTTAATGTACAACCGCTTGCAATATTTGAGCGAGTACGATCCGCAGACCGGCATTTACAACCAGCACGGTTTTTCCGTTCACGCGCACGAACTGATTACCAAGGATACCGAGCGTCAGTATGTCATCATCCGGACCAATATCGAGCGTTTTAAGGTTGTCAACGATCTGTTCGGCATAGAACAGGGCGACGCTTTGCTGCGCCGCATGGCGCATACCAGCCGAGAGCTGACCCATGGGCACATCAAAGGCAAGGCCGTGTTCGGCCGCATCCGCGCGGATATTTTTGCGTGCTGCTGCGAAAACACCGAGGAAAACATCACCGGGATCATCGAATATATCCGCCACACGATCGGCCCGTACTTTCCCGACTATGAAGTGCGCGTGGGGTTCGGCCTGTACGAGGTGACCGATCCCACCCTTTCCGTCGACCTGATGATTGACCGCGCCAATATGGCCATGCAGACCACCAAAGGAAATTATCTGGACAGCAGCGTGTATTACAGCGATGCGATTCGCGCCGGCGTGCTGCGCGAACAGTTTATCGTGGGCGAAATGGGCGCGGCCTTGCGGGAAGGGCAGTTTTTCATCGTCATTCAGCCAAAATGCGATATGGAAACCGGCCGGGTGATGGGCGGCGAAGCGTTAGCCCGCTGGCGGCATCCGGAGCGCGGCATTATCCCGCCTTCCGAATTCGTGCCCGTGTTTGAAAAATCCAGCTTCATCTTTAAGCTCGACTGCTTTGTTTGGGAGGAGACCTGCCGCGAGCTGCGCCGCGAGATCGATGACGGCTACGAGGTTCTCCCCATATCCGTCAACCTGTCACGCGTCGACATTCAGCGGCCCGAGCTGCTCGATACGCTATCCGATCTGATCCGCCGCTATCGCATCCCGCTCTCCCTGTTTCGCCTTGAAATCACCGAAAGCGGCTCCACGCCCGATATCGAGGCCATGCTGCGCACCGTGGGCACGCTGCGCGAACGCGGGTTCGATATCCTGCTGGACGATTTCGGCAGCGCCTTTTCCACCTTCAATGTGCTCAGCGGCATCGATATCAGCGCGCTCAAGATCGATCTTCGCTCGATCGCCAAGCGTTCCCGGACAACACGCCGCGTCGGCCAGCTACTCACCTCATTTGTCTTTATGGCGGACCAGCTCGGCATTCCGACCATCATCGAAGGTGTGGAAACAAAGGAGCAGATCGATTTGGCGCGGAGCGCCGGCATCCGCGCGGCGCAAGGCTATTATTATTACCGACCGCAGCATGTGCAGGATTACCGCGAGCTGCTGGAAAAACGTACACCAAAATAA
- a CDS encoding ribonuclease domain-containing protein: MKKLFTLLLALLFAVAPLTGCGADSVPPAADGGSGVNTGLDETADEPAAQPPADETPALPWDEADYPAVTGTETIVRGETAIDEEGWYSGKEEVTLYLLTYGQLPQNFITKKDAKELGWPGGSLEPYAPGMSIGGDRFGNYEGALPEADGRHYTECDIDTQGAEKRGAKRMIFSNDGLIFYTEDHYKTFTLLMGEV; encoded by the coding sequence ATGAAAAAACTATTTACGCTTCTGCTCGCGCTGCTGTTTGCGGTCGCGCCGCTCACGGGCTGCGGGGCGGACAGCGTGCCGCCTGCCGCGGACGGCGGAAGCGGCGTTAACACCGGGCTGGATGAAACGGCGGACGAGCCCGCCGCGCAGCCGCCGGCGGACGAAACGCCCGCCCTGCCTTGGGACGAGGCGGATTACCCCGCCGTTACCGGGACCGAGACCATTGTGCGCGGCGAAACCGCGATCGACGAGGAGGGCTGGTACTCCGGTAAGGAGGAGGTCACCCTTTACCTGCTGACCTATGGCCAGCTGCCGCAGAACTTTATCACCAAAAAGGACGCCAAGGAGCTTGGCTGGCCGGGCGGTTCGCTCGAGCCGTACGCGCCGGGCATGTCGATCGGCGGAGACCGCTTCGGCAATTATGAAGGCGCGCTGCCCGAAGCGGACGGCCGGCACTACACGGAATGCGATATCGACACGCAGGGCGCGGAAAAACGCGGCGCCAAGCGCATGATATTTTCAAACGATGGGCTGATCTTCTATACGGAGGATCATTATAAAACGTTTACGCTGTTAATGGGGGAGGTATGA
- a CDS encoding barstar family protein: MRELLLDAEQIHTRQHLHDAFAGLLGLGESYGRNLDALYDELTVCPRTRLTLRHAESFIANLGNYGELVLRVLADAAVENPDFVLEIA, translated from the coding sequence ATGCGGGAACTGCTGCTCGACGCGGAACAGATCCACACGCGCCAGCATTTACATGATGCCTTTGCCGGTTTGCTTGGTCTAGGGGAAAGCTATGGCCGCAATCTGGACGCGCTGTACGACGAGTTGACCGTTTGTCCGCGCACCCGGCTGACTCTGCGCCATGCGGAGTCGTTCATCGCAAATCTGGGCAATTACGGCGAACTGGTGCTTCGCGTTTTGGCCGACGCGGCAGTGGAAAACCCGGATTTTGTGTTGGAAATCGCCTAA
- a CDS encoding helix-turn-helix domain-containing protein has product MSAAKKIKILLIEREMTLTDLSRLLNKSLSTMSGKMARDNFSEKDLKQIADILNYNYEAVFTDRETGKQI; this is encoded by the coding sequence TTGTCTGCTGCAAAGAAGATAAAAATACTTTTAATTGAACGTGAAATGACACTTACGGATTTGTCTAGGCTGCTAAATAAAAGTCTTTCAACAATGAGTGGGAAAATGGCCCGTGATAATTTTTCCGAAAAAGACTTAAAGCAAATCGCTGATATACTGAATTATAACTATGAGGCGGTATTCACGGATAGGGAAACCGGAAAACAGATATAA
- a CDS encoding LacI family DNA-binding transcriptional regulator — protein MKVTLKDIAQRAGVSVNTVSLALRDMPSVKQETRETILRIAEELGYYDQKSRTELHNIGLISTGERLRDSYFYMSFHQYILNIAHDYNYNMMVFKGANCDVDPDELRRKFESNSIAGVIILGDMEERIVANVAACGIPVVATGTRYHDLSVCTVIEDNLEGAHQAVRYLFERGYRRIGFIGPPQYSTGYMERYQGYTGAIQAFGLDSDPESLILDLDLENVYSFDNLQRALLSKKRLPEAFICANDNLAMVAAKALHEQGLSVPGDVALVGFDNSMIGKMAMPSITSVDVRCEAQAEVCVRLLVSFIQGSEPQPDRILVETTLAEGESVGTLSPAAN, from the coding sequence ATGAAAGTCACGTTAAAGGATATCGCCCAGCGAGCCGGTGTGTCGGTAAACACCGTGTCCCTCGCCCTGCGCGATATGCCCAGCGTTAAGCAGGAAACGCGCGAAACCATTTTGCGCATCGCGGAGGAACTCGGCTACTACGACCAGAAGAGCAGGACGGAGCTTCATAATATCGGCCTGATCTCGACCGGGGAACGGCTGCGTGACTCTTACTTTTACATGAGCTTTCACCAGTATATCCTCAACATTGCCCATGATTACAATTATAATATGATGGTTTTCAAGGGCGCTAACTGCGACGTCGATCCCGATGAGCTGCGCCGTAAATTTGAATCCAATTCTATTGCCGGCGTTATCATTCTGGGCGATATGGAGGAACGCATCGTCGCCAACGTGGCGGCCTGCGGCATCCCCGTGGTGGCCACCGGCACGCGCTACCACGACCTGTCCGTGTGTACGGTGATCGAGGACAATCTGGAAGGCGCACACCAAGCGGTCCGTTATCTGTTCGAGCGCGGCTACCGCCGGATCGGCTTTATCGGCCCGCCGCAGTATTCCACCGGCTACATGGAACGCTATCAGGGCTACACGGGCGCCATACAGGCGTTTGGACTGGATAGCGATCCCGAAAGCCTCATCCTCGATCTGGATCTGGAGAACGTATACAGCTTCGACAATTTACAGCGCGCGCTGCTTTCCAAAAAGCGCTTGCCCGAAGCTTTTATCTGCGCCAACGACAATCTTGCCATGGTAGCCGCCAAGGCGCTGCACGAGCAGGGACTATCCGTGCCCGGCGACGTCGCCCTCGTCGGTTTCGACAACAGCATGATCGGCAAAATGGCCATGCCCTCGATCACCTCGGTCGACGTACGCTGTGAAGCGCAGGCCGAGGTCTGCGTCCGGCTGCTGGTCAGCTTCATCCAAGGCTCCGAGCCGCAGCCCGACCGCATTCTGGTGGAGACCACGCTCGCCGAAGGCGAATCGGTCGGCACGCTATCCCCCGCCGCGAATTAA